The following are encoded together in the Macrobrachium nipponense isolate FS-2020 chromosome 14, ASM1510439v2, whole genome shotgun sequence genome:
- the LOC135226032 gene encoding mucin-2-like, with the protein MTEGFMIRDSGSINSEFAHKSESPTIPNSPTSQNSPTIPNSPTIQNPPHKSKFAHNSEIAHKVNSPTSQNSPTSQNSPTIPNSPTIPNSPTIPNSHTIPNSPTNQNSPTIPNSPTIQNSPTIPNSPTIPNSPTIPNSPTSQNSPTIPNSPTIPNSSTIPYSPTIPNSPTSEFTHNSEFTHKSEFAKNSEFAHKSEFVQNFEFTHVRIRPQFRIRPCQNSPTIPKSTTIPNSPTSELTHNSEFAHKSGFAHNSESAHKSEFAHKSDFTHKSEFAHKSEFSHKSEFAHKSEFSHKSEFAHMSDSPTSQNSPTSQNSPTSQNSPTSQNSPTSQNSPTCQNSPTSQISPTSQNSPTSQNSPTCQNSPTSQYSPTRQNSPTSQNSPTSQNSPTSQNSPTSQNSPTRQNSPTSQNSPTSQNSPTSQNSPTRQNSPTSPNSPTCQNSPTSPNSPTSQNSPTCQNLPTCQNSPTCQNSPTSPNSPTSQNSPTSQNSPTSPNSPTSQNSPTCQNSPTCQNSPTSPNSPTSQNSPTCQNSPTSPNSPTSQNSPTSQNSPTCQNSPTCQNSPTSPNSPTSQNSPTSQNSPTRQNSPTCQNSPTSQNSPTCQNSPTSQISPTKFADKSEFAHKSEFALKSEFTHMSEFAHKSEFAHKSDFAHMSEFAHKSEFSHKSEFAHKSEFSHKSEFAHKSEFSHKSEFTRKSEFTHKSNFAHMSDSPTSQNSPTSQNSPTSPNSPTSQNSPTSQNSPTSQNSPTSQNSPTSQNSPTSPNSPTSQNSPTSPNSPTCHNSPTSQNSPTSQNSPTSQNSPTKFAHKSEFSHKSEFSHKSEFAQSEFSPTSRIRHMSEFAPPQVRILPQNSPTSQNSPTSQNSPTSQNSPSSQNSPTSQNSPTSQNSPTSQNSPTSPNSLTSPNSPTSQNSPTCQNSPTSQNSPTKFAHKSEFAHKSEFTHKSEFAHMSEFAHNQKFSPHRQNSPTSQNSPTSRILTHQSECAHKSEFAHKSEFSQVRIRPQVRILHKVRIRPQVRIPLTSQNSPTSRILPQVRIRHMSEFAHKSEFSTQLKSSTSQNSPTSQKSPRSQNSPTSQDSLTSPNSPKSQDSPTSPNLPTFPNSPTSPNSSTIPNSPTTLNSPTIFNSPTS; encoded by the exons aattccgaattcgcccacaagtcagaatcccccacaattccgaattcgcccacaagtcagaattcgcccacaattccgaattcACCCACAATTCAGAATCCGCCCCACAAATCAAAATTCGCCCACAATTCCGAAATCGCCCACAAAGTC aattcgcccacaagtcagaattcacccacaagtcagaattcgcccacaatcCCGAATTCCcccacaattccgaattcgcccacaattccgaattcgcacacaattccgaattcgcccacaaATCAGAATTCCCCCACAATTCCGAATTCCCCCACAATTCAGAATTCAcccacaattccgaattcgcccacaattccgaattcacccacaattccgaattcgcccactagtcagaattcgcccacaattccgaattcCCCCACAATTCCGAATTCGTCCACAATTCCATATTcgcccacaattccgaattcgccCACGTCAGAATTCACCCACAATTCCGAATTCACCCACAAGTCCGAATTCGCCAAAaattccgaattcgcccacaagtccgaATTCGTCCAAAATTTCGAATTCACCCAcgtcagaattcgcccacaattccgaattcgcccatgtcagaattcgcccacaattccgAAATCTAccacaattccgaattcgccCACGTCAGAATTAAcccacaattccgaattcgccCATAAGTCCGGATTCGCCCATAATTCCGAATCcgcccacaagtcagaattcgcccacaagtcagatTTTACCCACAAgtccgaattcgcccacaagtccgaATTctcccacaagtcagaattcgcccacaagtcagaattctcccacaagtcagaattcgcccacatGTCAGATTCCcccacaagtcagaattctcccacaagtcagaattctcccacaagtcagaattctcccacaagtcagaattcgcccacaagtcagaattcacCCACATGTCAGAATTCACCCACAAGTCAGATTTCacccacaagtcagaattcgcccacaagtcagaattcgcccacatGTCAGAATTCACCCACAAGTCAGTATTCACCCACAAGACAGAATTCacccacaagtcagaattcgcccacaagtcagaattcacccacaagtcagaattcgccgACAAGTCAGAATTCGCCGACAAGGCAGAATTCacccacaagtcagaattcgcccacaagtcagaattcgcccacaagtcagaattcgcccacaaggCAGAATTCACCCACAAGTCCGAATTCACCCACAtgtcagaattcgcccacaagtccgaATTctcccacaagtcagaattcgcccacatGTCAGAATTTGCCCACATGTCAGAATTCGCCCACAtgtcagaattcgcccacaagtccgaATTctcccacaagtcagaattcgcccacaagtcagaattcgcccacaagtccgaATTctcccacaagtcagaattcgcccacatgtcagaattcgcccacatgtcagaattcgcccacaagtccgaattcgcccacaagtcagaattcgcccacatgtcagaattcgcccacaagtccgaATTctcccacaagtcagaattctcccacaagtcagaattcgcccacatgtcagaattcgcccacatgtcagaattcgcccacaagtccgaATTctcccacaagtcagaattcgcccacaagtcagaattcgcccacaaggCAGAATTCGCCCACAT gtcagaattctcccacaagtcagaattcgcccacatgtcagaattcgcccacaagtcagatttctcccacaa aattcgccgacaagtcagaattcgcccacaagtcagaattcgcccTCAAGTCAGAATTCACCCACAtgtcagaattcgcccacaagtcagaattcgcccacaagtcagatTTCGCCCACAtgtcagaattcgcccacaagtccgaATTCTCCCACAAgtccgaattcgcccacaagtctgAATTctcccacaagtcagaattcgcccacaagtcagaattctcccacaagtcagaattcacCCGCAAGTCAGAATTCACCCACAAGTCAAATTTCGCCCACATGTCAgattcgcccacaagtcagaattcgcccacaagtcagaattcgcccacaagtccgaATTctcccacaagtcagaattcgcccacaagtcagaattctcccacaagtcagaattcgcccacaagtcagaattctcccacaagtcagaattctcCTACAAgtccgaattcgcccacaagtcagaattcacCCACAAGTCCGAATTCGCCCACATGTCataattcgcccacaagtcagaattctcccacaagtcagaattcgcccacaagtcagaattctcccacaa aattcgcccacaagtcagaattctcccacaagtcagaattctcccacaagtcAGAATTTGCCCAGTCAGAATTCAGCCCAACAAGTCGAATTCGCCACATGTCAGAATTCGCCCCcccacaagtcagaattctcccacaa aattcgcccacaagtcagaattcacccacaagtcagaattctcccacaagtcagaattctcCCTCAAgtcagaattctcccacaagtcagaattctcccacaagtcagaattcgcccacaagtcagaattcacCCACAAGTCCGAATTCGCTGACAAGTCCGAATTctcccacaagtcagaattcgcccacatgtcagaattcgcccacaagtcagaattctcccacaa aattcgcccacaagtcagaattcgcccacaagtcagaattcacCCACAAGTCCGAATTCGCCCACAtgtcagaattcgcccacaatcAGAAATTCTCCCCACATcgtcagaattcgcccacaagtcagaattcgcccacaagtaGAATTCTAACCCACCAGTCAGAATGcgcccacaagtcagaattcgcccacaagtcagaattctcccaagtcagaattcgcccacaagtcagaattctcCACAaagtcagaattcgcccacaagtcagaattcccctcacaagtcagaattcgcccacaagcagaattctcccacaagtcagaattcgccacatgtcagaattcgcccacaagtccgaATTCTCCacacaa TTAAAGTCGTCTacaagtcagaattcgcccacGAGTCAGAAATCGCCCAGAAGTCAGAATTCACCCACAAGTCAGGATTCCCTCACAAGTCCGAATTCGCCCAAGAGTCAGGATTCTCCCACAAGTCCGAATTTGCCGACATttccgaattcgcccacaagtccgaATTCGTCCACAATTCCAAATTCGCCCACAACCCTGAATTCGCCCACAATTTTTAATTCGCCTACAAGTTAA